Proteins from a genomic interval of Osmia bicornis bicornis chromosome 11, iOsmBic2.1, whole genome shotgun sequence:
- the LOC114878576 gene encoding ketohexokinase-like isoform X2, producing MRLALFNQTLDYRWQRGGNTSNSCTVLSQLGSLCEFFGNLSAEEHLSFLQNDMRKHNIDFSHCPIVENIGCPTSIVILSLSSGSRTILHHNQNLPELTLKNFEQLHLEDYSWIHFEGRNLNEVLSMMQCVENYNNMLNYSQDSNNKEAGISQIPITVSVELECPKQELLDLLPYVDVAFISKDFARSRGYDNMSETLKNISEDAKSGATLICAWGDRGAMARTPDNIIVQSPAFPPQKVVDTLGAGDTFNAAVLHFLNNAKLEFFKTRTSEVDEANSTFQKNVAKNYNIESLECSHTEFITPNVLQSAITFACQIAGAKVGIRGYDKLDEIFKDTLRR from the exons ATGCGACTTGCGCTTTTCAATCA AACTCTAGACTATAGATGGCAAAGAGGAGGCAACACGTCAAATAGTTGCACGGTACTTTCTCAGTTAGGAAGTCTATGTGAATTTTTTGGTAACCTGAGCGCAGAAGAACATTTAAGTTTCTTGCAAAATGATATGAGAAAACATAACATTGACTTTTCTCATTGTCCTATAGTAGAAAATATTGGATGTCCAACATCTATTGTCATTTTGAGTTTAAGTTCTGGTTCTCGTACAATTCTACATCATAATCAAAATTTACCAgaattaacattaaaaaattttgagcAGTTGCATTTAGAAGATTATAGCTGGATTCATTTTGAAGGCAGAAATTTGAACGAGGTTTTATCTATGATGCAATGCGTCGAGAACTATAATAACATGTTAAATTATAGCCAAGACTCTAATAATAAGGAAGCAGGCATAAGTCAGATACCGATTACAGTTAGTGTAGAATTAGAATGTCCTAAACAAGAACTTTTAGATTTATTACCTTATGTTGATGTAGCATTTATATCAAAGGACTTTGCTCGAAGTAGAGGATACGATAATATGAGTGAAACATTGAAAAACATAAGCGAGGATGCCAAGTCTGG AGCAACCCTCATTTGTGCTTGGGGTGATCGGGGTGCTATGGCAAGAACTCCAGATAATATTATAGTACAATCTCCTGCATTTCCACCACAAAAGGTTGTGGATACTTTGGGTGCCGGTGACACTTTCAATGCAGCGGTGCTGCATTTTCTAAATAATGCAAAATTAGAGTTCTTTAAGACAAGGACATCAGAAGTAGACGAAGCGAATAGTACATTCCAAAAAAATGTTGCAAAGAATTATAACATTGAAAGTTTAGAATGTAGCCATACAGAATTTATCACGCCAAACGTGTTGCAGTCAGCTATAACATTTGCCTGCCAAATAGCTGGAGCTAAAGTTGGTATAAGAGGTTACGATAAGttagatgaaattttcaaggaTACATTAAGAAGGTAG
- the LOC114878576 gene encoding ketohexokinase-like isoform X1, with amino-acid sequence MISSFYERIVGTCSTTEPNQPKILCVGLTCIDIIQTCWQYPAEDSDQGTLDYRWQRGGNTSNSCTVLSQLGSLCEFFGNLSAEEHLSFLQNDMRKHNIDFSHCPIVENIGCPTSIVILSLSSGSRTILHHNQNLPELTLKNFEQLHLEDYSWIHFEGRNLNEVLSMMQCVENYNNMLNYSQDSNNKEAGISQIPITVSVELECPKQELLDLLPYVDVAFISKDFARSRGYDNMSETLKNISEDAKSGATLICAWGDRGAMARTPDNIIVQSPAFPPQKVVDTLGAGDTFNAAVLHFLNNAKLEFFKTRTSEVDEANSTFQKNVAKNYNIESLECSHTEFITPNVLQSAITFACQIAGAKVGIRGYDKLDEIFKDTLRR; translated from the exons ATGATTTCAAGTTTTTATGAAAGAATTGTGGGTACGTGTTCTACAACGGAACCGAACCAGCCAAAAATCCTTTGCGTCGGGTTAACCTGTATAGATATCATACAAACCTGCTGGCAATATCCCGCGGAAGATTCTGATCAAGG AACTCTAGACTATAGATGGCAAAGAGGAGGCAACACGTCAAATAGTTGCACGGTACTTTCTCAGTTAGGAAGTCTATGTGAATTTTTTGGTAACCTGAGCGCAGAAGAACATTTAAGTTTCTTGCAAAATGATATGAGAAAACATAACATTGACTTTTCTCATTGTCCTATAGTAGAAAATATTGGATGTCCAACATCTATTGTCATTTTGAGTTTAAGTTCTGGTTCTCGTACAATTCTACATCATAATCAAAATTTACCAgaattaacattaaaaaattttgagcAGTTGCATTTAGAAGATTATAGCTGGATTCATTTTGAAGGCAGAAATTTGAACGAGGTTTTATCTATGATGCAATGCGTCGAGAACTATAATAACATGTTAAATTATAGCCAAGACTCTAATAATAAGGAAGCAGGCATAAGTCAGATACCGATTACAGTTAGTGTAGAATTAGAATGTCCTAAACAAGAACTTTTAGATTTATTACCTTATGTTGATGTAGCATTTATATCAAAGGACTTTGCTCGAAGTAGAGGATACGATAATATGAGTGAAACATTGAAAAACATAAGCGAGGATGCCAAGTCTGG AGCAACCCTCATTTGTGCTTGGGGTGATCGGGGTGCTATGGCAAGAACTCCAGATAATATTATAGTACAATCTCCTGCATTTCCACCACAAAAGGTTGTGGATACTTTGGGTGCCGGTGACACTTTCAATGCAGCGGTGCTGCATTTTCTAAATAATGCAAAATTAGAGTTCTTTAAGACAAGGACATCAGAAGTAGACGAAGCGAATAGTACATTCCAAAAAAATGTTGCAAAGAATTATAACATTGAAAGTTTAGAATGTAGCCATACAGAATTTATCACGCCAAACGTGTTGCAGTCAGCTATAACATTTGCCTGCCAAATAGCTGGAGCTAAAGTTGGTATAAGAGGTTACGATAAGttagatgaaattttcaaggaTACATTAAGAAGGTAG
- the LOC114878577 gene encoding short-chain dehydrogenase/reductase family 16C member 6-like isoform X1 encodes MDQQVARATFQEIMVKAYGGVLIVADALLLLLKILCYIVEATYRLFVPVEEKSVLGEIVLVTGAGHGIGKELALKYAALGATVVCWDLNQQGNEETVNEINKLGATKAYAYKCDVSNREEVFKVAEKVKEEVGNVTILINNAGIMPCRAFLDYTPEDIKRIFDINVMAHFWTMQAFLPSMIKKNYGHIVALSSMAGILGLANIVPYCASKFAVRGLMEALNEEIRGMSKDKTSNINFTTIYPYMVNTGLCKNPKIRFPSLMAIVSPEQAVTEIVKAQRRNYTELSIPFCWLYVNAFFRCTPDRSFRSTLDFFDAGLEAES; translated from the exons ATGGATCAACAAGTCGCACG AGCAACGTTTCAGGAAATCATGGTAAAGGCGTACGGGGGTGTGTTGATCGTGGCGGATGCGTTGCttcttcttctaaaaattctTTGCTACATCGTTGAAGCAACGTACAGGTTGTTCGTGCCAGTCGAAGAAAAAAGTGTCCTTGGAGAAATTGTTCTG GTCACAGGTGCTGGCCATGGCATTGGCAAAGAATTAGCATTAAAATATGCGGCTTTGGGCGCTACTGTTGTCTGTTGGGACTTGAATCAACAAGGAAACGAAGAAACTGTGAACGAAATTAACAAACTTGGCGCAACTAAAGCTTACGCTTACAA ATGCGATGTGTCGAATAGAGAAGAGGTGTTTAAGGTAGCTGAGAAAGTCAAGGAAGAAGTTGGAAATGTGACGATCCTGATCAACAATGCTGGCATAATGCCTTGCCGCGCTTTCCTGGATTACACACCTGAAGATATTAAACGAATATTTGATATCAATGTAATGGCACATTTCTGG ACCATGCAAGCTTTCTTGCCCAGCatgattaaaaagaattatggTCACATTGTTGCCCTTTCATCTATGGCTGGAATTCTTGGTCTGGCTAATATCGTTCCTTACTGTGCCTCAAAGTTTGCAGTCAGAG GATTAATGGAAGCTTTAAACGAAGAGATCAGAGGAATGAGCAAGGATAAAACTTCAAATATCAATTTCACAACAATTTATCCGTATATGGTGAACACGGGTCTCTGTAAAAATCCAAAAATCAG atTTCCAAGCCTCATGGCGATCGTTTCACCGGAACAGGCAGTTACTGAAATAGTTAAAGCACAGAGGCGAAATTACACAGAATTATCTATCCCCTTCTGTTGGCTATATGTTAACGCCTTTTTCAG ATGTACTCCCGACCGGAGTTTTCGCTCTACATTAGACTTCTTTgacgccggcctcgaagcagAAAGTTAG
- the LOC114878577 gene encoding short-chain dehydrogenase/reductase family 16C member 6-like isoform X2, whose protein sequence is MVKAYGGVLIVADALLLLLKILCYIVEATYRLFVPVEEKSVLGEIVLVTGAGHGIGKELALKYAALGATVVCWDLNQQGNEETVNEINKLGATKAYAYKCDVSNREEVFKVAEKVKEEVGNVTILINNAGIMPCRAFLDYTPEDIKRIFDINVMAHFWTMQAFLPSMIKKNYGHIVALSSMAGILGLANIVPYCASKFAVRGLMEALNEEIRGMSKDKTSNINFTTIYPYMVNTGLCKNPKIRFPSLMAIVSPEQAVTEIVKAQRRNYTELSIPFCWLYVNAFFRCTPDRSFRSTLDFFDAGLEAES, encoded by the exons ATGGTAAAGGCGTACGGGGGTGTGTTGATCGTGGCGGATGCGTTGCttcttcttctaaaaattctTTGCTACATCGTTGAAGCAACGTACAGGTTGTTCGTGCCAGTCGAAGAAAAAAGTGTCCTTGGAGAAATTGTTCTG GTCACAGGTGCTGGCCATGGCATTGGCAAAGAATTAGCATTAAAATATGCGGCTTTGGGCGCTACTGTTGTCTGTTGGGACTTGAATCAACAAGGAAACGAAGAAACTGTGAACGAAATTAACAAACTTGGCGCAACTAAAGCTTACGCTTACAA ATGCGATGTGTCGAATAGAGAAGAGGTGTTTAAGGTAGCTGAGAAAGTCAAGGAAGAAGTTGGAAATGTGACGATCCTGATCAACAATGCTGGCATAATGCCTTGCCGCGCTTTCCTGGATTACACACCTGAAGATATTAAACGAATATTTGATATCAATGTAATGGCACATTTCTGG ACCATGCAAGCTTTCTTGCCCAGCatgattaaaaagaattatggTCACATTGTTGCCCTTTCATCTATGGCTGGAATTCTTGGTCTGGCTAATATCGTTCCTTACTGTGCCTCAAAGTTTGCAGTCAGAG GATTAATGGAAGCTTTAAACGAAGAGATCAGAGGAATGAGCAAGGATAAAACTTCAAATATCAATTTCACAACAATTTATCCGTATATGGTGAACACGGGTCTCTGTAAAAATCCAAAAATCAG atTTCCAAGCCTCATGGCGATCGTTTCACCGGAACAGGCAGTTACTGAAATAGTTAAAGCACAGAGGCGAAATTACACAGAATTATCTATCCCCTTCTGTTGGCTATATGTTAACGCCTTTTTCAG ATGTACTCCCGACCGGAGTTTTCGCTCTACATTAGACTTCTTTgacgccggcctcgaagcagAAAGTTAG